The following proteins are co-located in the Pararge aegeria chromosome 3, ilParAegt1.1, whole genome shotgun sequence genome:
- the LOC120637325 gene encoding activating signal cointegrator 1 complex subunit 1 isoform X1 yields MNILKPELLWIEQRCYRLNDLITDVSALQEHDLYESDAPNNEFEEDDLDDVDCKIDQVDDSRFSTSIHVSKHYMGHIIGKRGCTIARISRDTKTDIKTPRPGQNKDITIMGQNVSSVKAAVRRINLVVMASRVKQAYTHFVSIPMNSPDIVKNFESFKENVLQQCPGIEDSLFIKPGKLHITVGVMCLMDNEERLMATKLLTDARDKYIMPMLQDYLPFNIRIKGLSYMNDDPKAINVLYGCIEEDGAPFGLMQKMVDAVYRHFNKAGLMNEKFYRDNVKMHVTLLNSKYRSQQKEIEESETSSENTRARKEPFDGSEILSKFANYDFGVVEFNNIHLSQRSTVGSDGYYQPSFVISCVSTN; encoded by the exons ATGAACATTCTTAAACCTGAATTGTTATGGATCGAACAAAGATGTTACAGACTAAATGATCTCATTACGGATGTGTCGGCGCTTCAAGAACATGATTTATATGAAAGTG ATGCACCTAATAATGAATTTGAAGAGGATGATTTGGATGACGTTGACTGCAAAATCGACCAGGTGGATGACAGCCGATTTAGCACCAGTATCCATGTCTCCAA ACATTACATGGGACATATTATAGGAAAAAGAGGTTGTACTATTGCAAGAATTAGCAGGGACACCAAAACAGATATCAAAACACCTAGACCGGGACAAAACAAAGATATTACAATCATGGGACAAAATGTTTCC AGTGTCAAAGCAGCTGTACGGAGAATAAACCTTGTTGTTATGGCATCAAGAGTGAAGCAGGCATATACACATTTTGTATCCATTCCAATGAATTCTCCTGATATTGTCAAAAATTTCGAGAGTTTTAAG GAGAACGTACTTCAACAATGTCCAGGCATAGAAGATTCATTGTTCATCAAACCTGGTAAATTGCATATTACTGTTGGGGTTATGTGCTTGATGGACAACGAGGAAAGACTCATGGCCACCAAATTGTTGACAGACGCGAGggacaaatatattat GCCAATGCTTCAAGATTATCTGCCGTTCAATATTAGAATAAAAGGATTGTCGTACATGAACGACGATCCAAAGGCGATAAATGTACTATATGGGTGCATAGAGGAAGATGGGGCCCCTTTTGGTTTAATGCAAAAGATGGTTGATGCGGTTTATAGGCACTTTAATAAAGCAG gtttaatgAACGAGAAGTTCTATCGCGACAACGTGAAAATGCACGTAACATTACTCAATTCAAAGTATAGATCGCAACAGAAAGAAATAGAGGAGTCTGAGACTAGTTCGGAGAATACACGAGCGCGAAAAGAGCCCTTCGATGGCTCAGAGATTCTGTCAAAATTTGCTAATTACGATTTCGGTGTCGTTGAATTCAATAATATTCATTTGTCACAGCGCAGCACTGTGGGCTCTGATGGATATTATCAACCTAGTTTTGTCATTTCTTGTGTTAGTACAAActaa
- the LOC120637325 gene encoding activating signal cointegrator 1 complex subunit 1 isoform X2, translating into MNILKPELLWIEQRCYRLNDLITDVSALQEHDLYENAPNNEFEEDDLDDVDCKIDQVDDSRFSTSIHVSKHYMGHIIGKRGCTIARISRDTKTDIKTPRPGQNKDITIMGQNVSSVKAAVRRINLVVMASRVKQAYTHFVSIPMNSPDIVKNFESFKENVLQQCPGIEDSLFIKPGKLHITVGVMCLMDNEERLMATKLLTDARDKYIMPMLQDYLPFNIRIKGLSYMNDDPKAINVLYGCIEEDGAPFGLMQKMVDAVYRHFNKAGLMNEKFYRDNVKMHVTLLNSKYRSQQKEIEESETSSENTRARKEPFDGSEILSKFANYDFGVVEFNNIHLSQRSTVGSDGYYQPSFVISCVSTN; encoded by the exons ATGAACATTCTTAAACCTGAATTGTTATGGATCGAACAAAGATGTTACAGACTAAATGATCTCATTACGGATGTGTCGGCGCTTCAAGAACATGATTTATATGAAA ATGCACCTAATAATGAATTTGAAGAGGATGATTTGGATGACGTTGACTGCAAAATCGACCAGGTGGATGACAGCCGATTTAGCACCAGTATCCATGTCTCCAA ACATTACATGGGACATATTATAGGAAAAAGAGGTTGTACTATTGCAAGAATTAGCAGGGACACCAAAACAGATATCAAAACACCTAGACCGGGACAAAACAAAGATATTACAATCATGGGACAAAATGTTTCC AGTGTCAAAGCAGCTGTACGGAGAATAAACCTTGTTGTTATGGCATCAAGAGTGAAGCAGGCATATACACATTTTGTATCCATTCCAATGAATTCTCCTGATATTGTCAAAAATTTCGAGAGTTTTAAG GAGAACGTACTTCAACAATGTCCAGGCATAGAAGATTCATTGTTCATCAAACCTGGTAAATTGCATATTACTGTTGGGGTTATGTGCTTGATGGACAACGAGGAAAGACTCATGGCCACCAAATTGTTGACAGACGCGAGggacaaatatattat GCCAATGCTTCAAGATTATCTGCCGTTCAATATTAGAATAAAAGGATTGTCGTACATGAACGACGATCCAAAGGCGATAAATGTACTATATGGGTGCATAGAGGAAGATGGGGCCCCTTTTGGTTTAATGCAAAAGATGGTTGATGCGGTTTATAGGCACTTTAATAAAGCAG gtttaatgAACGAGAAGTTCTATCGCGACAACGTGAAAATGCACGTAACATTACTCAATTCAAAGTATAGATCGCAACAGAAAGAAATAGAGGAGTCTGAGACTAGTTCGGAGAATACACGAGCGCGAAAAGAGCCCTTCGATGGCTCAGAGATTCTGTCAAAATTTGCTAATTACGATTTCGGTGTCGTTGAATTCAATAATATTCATTTGTCACAGCGCAGCACTGTGGGCTCTGATGGATATTATCAACCTAGTTTTGTCATTTCTTGTGTTAGTACAAActaa